One window of Pyrus communis chromosome 12, drPyrComm1.1, whole genome shotgun sequence genomic DNA carries:
- the LOC137710978 gene encoding protein RGF1 INDUCIBLE TRANSCRIPTION FACTOR 1-like — MVSSIVPIGRIGRDEDDSICPAWLKPMLRAHYFVHCEIHGDSNKSECNMFCLDCMGDAICPYCLIHHKDHRVVQIRRSSYHDVVRVNEIQKYIDISCVQTYIINSAKIVFLNERPQPRPGKGVTNTCEICCRSLLDSFRFCSLGCKLGGIMRGDRELTFAVMRTKHGRDGFYGGSESDESTTPKKITKTMHMFNRLMNGNALNYERGSRGGERTTSSSGDEEGTANLSPSTPPLYNHHNARRRKGIPHRAPF; from the exons ATG GTGAGTTCAATTGTACCGATAGGGCGAATTGGGAGGGACGAAGATGATTCGATTTGTCCGGCGTGGTTAAAACCAATGCTGAGAGCACACTACTTCGTCCATTGTGAGATTCACGGCGATTCCAACAAGAGTGAATGCAACATGTTCTGCTTGGATTGCATGGGAGATGCTATCTGCCCTTACTGTTTGATCCATCACAAAGATCATCGCGTTGTCCAG ATAAGACGGTCGTCCTACCATGATGTGGTGAGAGTGAATGAGATTCAGAAGTACATAGACATATCGTGCGTGCAGACGTACATCATCAACAGCGCAAAGATTGTGTTTTTGAATGAGAGGCCGCAGCCAAGGCCCGGAAAGGGAGtcaccaacacttgtgagattTGCTGCAGAAGCCTCCTCGACTCCTTTAGGTTCTGCTCTTTGGGTTGCAAG CTTGGAGGAATAATGCGGGGTGACCGAGAGCTCACATTTGCAGTGATGAGGACAAAGCACGGCAGGGATGGTTTCTATGGCGGGTCAGAATCAGATGAATCAACAACTCCAAAGAAGATAACGAAGACAATGCATATGTTCAACCGTCTCATGAATGGAAATGCACTTAACTACGAGCGTGGGAGTCGTGGGGGGGAGAGGACTACCTCAAGTTCGGGTGATGAGGAGGGCACTGCCAATCTTTCTCCATCCACTCCTCCCCTTTACAACCACCACAATGCCAGAAGACGTAAGGGTATACCTCATCGCGCACCCTTTTGA
- the LOC137711616 gene encoding protein VACUOLELESS GAMETOPHYTES-like: MMISNKPPRKTTFLLKRSESTPPQSQPTNLDNIVPRNNKSPLLEFPTSQLIFGEERLHFGHPQHPLSQVILPDLFTCAGCKEDGAGKRFICQLCQFQLHDFCALAPPALKNHPFHIQHQLVFYSKAVKGGIAQSKCDICHKPSKGYAFRCSACSFQMHPCCAMLSSEINLQTHPHTLRLLPAAAASGTGSSGGDFSTRSFVCVECRRRRSGRVYHCTVCDYHLHAVCAKNMINGLQENGLKGREKPSVLGTAARLASQVVTEFVGGIIEGLGESVAEVLVQDIARSGRPNARRSSNSPD, from the exons ATGATGATAAGCAATAAACCCCCGAGGAAGACAACTTTTCTCCTCAAGAGGTCAGAATCAACTCCCCCCCAATCCCAACCCACAAATTTAGATAATATTGTCCCTAGAAATAACAAGTCTCCTTTGCTCGAATTCCCCACATCTCAGCTGATATTTGGGGAAGAGAGACTTCATTTCGGTCATCCACAACACCCCCTGTCCCAAGTGATCCTGCCCGACCTCTTCACCTGCGCAGGCTGCAAGGAGGACGGCGCCGGCAAGAGGTTCATTTGTCAACTATGTCAATTTCAGCTGCATGATTTTTGTGCCTTGGCTCCTCCAGCTCTAAAGAACCATCCCTTCCACATCCAACACCAACTTGTTTTCTATTCTAAAGCAG TTAAGGGAGGAATTGCACAATCCAAGTGCGATATTTGTCACAAGCCAAGCAAAGGTTATGCTTTCAGATGCAGCGCATGCAGCTTCCAGATGCATCCTTGCTGTGCGATGCTGTCATCAGAAATAAACCTCCAGACTCACCCACATACCCTAAGACTTttaccagcagcagcagcaagtgGTACTGGTAGTAGTGGCGGAGATTTTTCTACTAGGAGTTTTGTTTGTGTGGAGTGCAGGAGGAGGAGGTCGGGCAGGGTTTACCACTGCACGGTGTGCGATTACCATCTGCATGCAGTGTGCGCTAAGAACATGATAAATGGGTTGCAAGAGAACGGCCTCAAGGGACGTGAAAAGCCGAGTGTGTTAGGGACTGCTGCTCGCCTCGCGTCTCAAGTTGTTACCGAATTCGTCGGCGGCATCATTGAGGGTCTTGGGGAAAGTGTTGCTGAAGTCTTGGTTCAAGATATTGCCAGGTCAGGAAGACCAAATGCCCGCCGATCATCCAATTCTCCTGACTGA